The proteins below come from a single Dehalococcoidia bacterium genomic window:
- a CDS encoding ATP-binding protein, producing MTGDRRLGFVISGALTKGIDVRLDGDVSVEDLAVGRYVTIEGRKRKFFGMVTDVTLDASDQRIMSAPPDVSDPFVAEVINGTSTFGRLHVLPMLTIGGDAGDILDGPQPVKTVPAHFSVVREADDIDMGSVFGSVTEGQFYIGTPLDMETKVRLDTSKLVMRSNGIFGKSGTGKTFLARLVLVGILQEGSAVNLVFDMHNEYGWSGTSEGGKSVKGLKQLFVSKVAIFALDAESARRRKVSPDYEVMIGYDEIEPDDIALLKETLDLTDAAVGVPYRLARHYRGRKWLEEFLSVEGKDALNELAESLGEHEATLAALHRRLSVLKRMPFLVSEAKGSAIDSILSYLERGIHVVLDFGRYGDNTAAYILVANLLTRRIHAMYRERTEKALAEGGTKPRPLVITIEEAHKFLSRELSGQTIFGTIAREMRKYNVTLLVVDQRPSGIDEEIMSQLGTKITCLLDNERDIDSALTGVSGKGELKAVLSKLDSRQQALIFGHAVPMPVVVKTRDYGTPESYKEFGLRDALECKKESDKDLKDLFAE from the coding sequence GTGACAGGGGATCGCAGGCTGGGATTCGTTATCTCCGGCGCGCTGACGAAGGGCATCGACGTCAGGCTTGACGGGGATGTATCGGTTGAAGATTTAGCGGTGGGCCGCTACGTCACGATCGAAGGCCGGAAGCGAAAGTTCTTCGGCATGGTCACGGATGTCACGCTCGACGCCTCGGATCAGCGCATCATGTCCGCGCCTCCCGATGTGTCCGATCCCTTTGTCGCCGAGGTCATAAACGGCACCAGCACCTTCGGCAGGTTGCACGTGCTGCCGATGCTGACGATAGGGGGAGATGCCGGCGATATCCTGGACGGACCGCAGCCGGTGAAGACGGTGCCGGCGCATTTTTCCGTCGTGCGCGAGGCCGATGATATAGACATGGGTTCCGTGTTCGGCTCCGTTACCGAAGGGCAGTTCTACATAGGGACGCCGCTCGACATGGAGACCAAGGTGCGCCTCGATACCTCCAAGCTGGTTATGCGCTCCAACGGCATCTTCGGCAAGAGCGGAACAGGCAAGACGTTTCTCGCCAGGCTGGTTCTCGTCGGTATTCTGCAGGAGGGCTCGGCGGTCAACCTGGTTTTCGATATGCATAACGAGTACGGCTGGTCAGGAACGAGCGAGGGAGGCAAATCGGTTAAAGGGCTGAAGCAGCTCTTCGTCTCGAAGGTGGCGATATTCGCGCTCGACGCGGAGAGCGCGCGCAGGCGCAAGGTGTCGCCCGATTATGAGGTTATGATAGGCTACGATGAAATCGAGCCTGACGATATCGCTCTGCTTAAGGAAACTCTGGACCTGACCGACGCGGCGGTAGGGGTGCCGTACCGGCTGGCCCGGCATTACAGGGGTCGCAAGTGGCTGGAGGAGTTTCTGTCCGTCGAAGGCAAGGATGCGCTGAATGAACTTGCGGAGAGCCTGGGTGAACACGAGGCGACGCTGGCCGCGCTGCACCGCCGTCTCAGCGTACTCAAGCGCATGCCGTTCCTGGTTTCCGAGGCGAAGGGCAGCGCCATCGACAGCATTCTATCGTATCTTGAGCGCGGCATACATGTCGTCCTCGATTTCGGGCGTTACGGCGACAACACGGCTGCTTACATACTCGTTGCCAACCTGCTCACGCGGCGCATACATGCCATGTATCGCGAGCGAACTGAGAAGGCGCTGGCCGAGGGCGGAACAAAGCCCCGTCCCCTTGTTATCACGATAGAGGAGGCGCATAAGTTCCTCAGCCGCGAGCTGTCGGGGCAGACGATATTCGGAACCATCGCCCGCGAGATGCGTAAGTATAACGTGACGCTGCTCGTGGTCGATCAGCGTCCCAGCGGCATCGACGAGGAGATAATGAGCCAGCTGGGCACCAAGATAACGTGCCTTCTGGATAACGAGAGGGATATCGACAGCGCGCTCACCGGAGTGTCGGGCAAGGGCGAGCTCAAGGCCGTGCTGTCCAAGCTGGACAGCAGGCAGCAGGCGCTAATCTTCGGGCATGCGGTTCCGATGCCGGTGGTGGTGAAGACGCGCGATTACGGCACTCCGGAATCGTACAAAGAATTCGGACTTCGCGATGCGCTGGAGTGCAAGAAGGAATCGGATAAGGATTTGAAAGACCTGTTTGCGGAGTGA
- a CDS encoding multidrug efflux SMR transporter: protein MGWLILFVAIGFEVAGTTCMKLSEGFSKIVPSVLIFVFYGISFFLFALALKKGIGLAAAYAIWCGVGISLITIIGILHFKEPVTALKMGSIALIIAGVVGLSFTKVTG, encoded by the coding sequence ATGGGCTGGTTGATATTATTTGTGGCTATAGGATTCGAGGTGGCGGGCACCACCTGCATGAAGCTGTCAGAAGGATTCAGCAAAATCGTGCCGTCGGTGCTGATATTCGTGTTCTACGGCATATCATTTTTTCTTTTCGCATTGGCGCTTAAAAAGGGCATCGGTCTCGCTGCCGCTTATGCCATATGGTGCGGAGTCGGCATCTCATTAATAACGATTATCGGCATACTGCATTTCAAGGAGCCGGTGACCGCCCTGAAGATGGGCTCGATCGCTTTAATAATCGCGGGCGTGGTCGGCCTGAGTTTTACCAAGGTGACGGGGTAA
- a CDS encoding GNAT family N-acetyltransferase: MVERSIVSAIATDSAEDFARLALIAAPKYLPALYDGIHDKIHKSLFHHRDNMLGFTHTYFMKVDGKNAGMAVAYDWKVNKKEQNKTTLLIIRGMGLKFFKQMKHMQWSAENLGRMDDGTWYIAVLGFYPEFRSKGLGMEMMNFMQEQAVAAGADKIVLDAETYNQDAIRFYKRFGMQEHGELKRTTIAGEQFEFVRMVKNL, translated from the coding sequence ATGGTTGAGCGCAGTATAGTATCGGCTATCGCGACGGACAGCGCGGAGGACTTTGCGCGCCTGGCTCTGATAGCCGCTCCAAAGTATCTGCCGGCGCTCTATGACGGCATACATGACAAAATTCACAAGAGCCTTTTCCATCATCGTGATAACATGCTGGGCTTCACGCATACGTATTTCATGAAGGTGGATGGTAAGAATGCCGGGATGGCCGTCGCGTATGACTGGAAGGTTAATAAGAAGGAGCAGAATAAGACGACTCTTCTGATCATCCGCGGCATGGGCTTGAAGTTCTTCAAGCAGATGAAGCATATGCAGTGGTCCGCCGAGAATCTGGGACGCATGGATGATGGAACGTGGTACATCGCTGTGCTCGGTTTCTACCCCGAGTTCAGGAGCAAAGGGCTCGGCATGGAGATGATGAATTTCATGCAGGAGCAGGCCGTGGCAGCCGGAGCCGACAAGATCGTGCTCGATGCCGAGACCTACAATCAGGATGCTATCAGGTTCTACAAGCGGTTTGGGATGCAGGAGCACGGGGAACTGAAGAGGACGACGATAGCAGGCGAGCAGTTCGAGTTCGTGCGCATGGTTAAGAATCTTTGA
- a CDS encoding C-GCAxxG-C-C family protein, producing MNRIEQAVSLFNEGFNCSQAVFTTFAAEMGVERDVALKMAQGFGGGMGLMGETCGAVTGAFMVIGLKYGRTSVNDDEAKRKTNALVKEFVEKFKAKNGTIECRELLGCDIGTPEGNRIAKERQLFSTVCPGFVRDAAEILEMIL from the coding sequence GTGAATAGAATCGAGCAAGCAGTTTCGCTTTTTAATGAAGGGTTCAACTGCTCGCAGGCGGTGTTTACAACGTTCGCCGCGGAGATGGGCGTTGAGCGCGATGTCGCGTTGAAGATGGCTCAGGGGTTTGGCGGCGGTATGGGGCTTATGGGCGAAACGTGCGGCGCCGTAACAGGCGCGTTTATGGTTATCGGCCTCAAATACGGCAGGACGAGTGTCAACGACGATGAAGCAAAGCGCAAGACTAATGCCCTGGTTAAGGAATTCGTCGAGAAATTCAAGGCCAAGAATGGTACTATTGAATGCAGGGAGCTGCTGGGATGCGATATCGGCACCCCTGAGGGAAATCGAATCGCAAAGGAGAGGCAGTTGTTTTCTACTGTTTGTCCCGGTTTCGTGCGGGATGCAGCGGAGATTCTGGAAATGATATTATAA
- a CDS encoding DNA double-strand break repair nuclease NurA produces the protein MPLEFSNVAAQIENMAAQAGLDGEERRGRLARALKLFAGADEVALISKIASCNTPWPVAGIAQGFNLKYDAPLCPQEFTVLATDGSHIEVDRHSSLRCYLINIGSVVLQYGVNPDACITSEARIYFGEDLTLIDPASGRVELIEGPLLGVKRAIAECAALADTVSKQPIDRATLAMADGSLVLWGLSPRDYEGFIRGELLDKDYLGAFDIMKRRSEEGPFALCACTSFPRNADLVNALRVYVCGCDPADCERCRAEGRERECDDLNGITDIAVFDAVLDTGQRSALYLSGSKYVHKYYGEHQIYFYYLKADEEILRVEVPQWVAGRDDLVGLTHALVLDQCRRGLGYPAALMEAHEKAVVTAADREAFRLLVEQAMVDKGIDMQSSGKSRSKRTRWV, from the coding sequence ATGCCGTTAGAGTTCTCCAATGTCGCCGCGCAGATAGAAAACATGGCGGCTCAGGCCGGGCTCGATGGCGAGGAGCGCAGGGGCCGCCTGGCGCGGGCGCTCAAGCTCTTTGCCGGGGCGGATGAGGTTGCCCTTATTTCCAAGATAGCGTCTTGCAATACACCGTGGCCTGTAGCCGGAATAGCTCAAGGCTTCAACCTGAAGTATGATGCCCCGCTGTGTCCACAGGAGTTCACGGTGCTGGCTACGGACGGCTCGCATATCGAGGTCGATCGTCACAGCTCGCTCAGGTGCTATCTGATAAATATAGGCAGCGTCGTTTTACAGTATGGTGTAAATCCTGACGCGTGTATCACAAGCGAGGCGCGCATATACTTCGGCGAAGACTTGACTCTGATCGATCCCGCGAGCGGCAGGGTGGAACTGATAGAGGGGCCTCTGCTGGGGGTGAAGCGCGCCATTGCGGAATGCGCCGCGCTCGCCGATACCGTTTCGAAACAACCCATAGATCGAGCAACCCTGGCGATGGCGGACGGGTCGCTGGTATTGTGGGGGCTCTCTCCTAGGGATTATGAGGGGTTCATTCGCGGGGAGCTGCTGGATAAGGATTATCTGGGCGCTTTCGATATTATGAAACGTCGAAGCGAAGAGGGCCCGTTCGCCCTGTGCGCCTGCACCAGCTTCCCACGCAACGCGGATCTTGTGAACGCGCTGCGGGTTTACGTCTGCGGCTGCGACCCGGCGGATTGCGAGCGCTGCCGCGCCGAGGGGCGCGAGCGCGAGTGCGATGATTTAAACGGGATTACAGACATCGCCGTTTTCGATGCCGTGCTCGATACAGGACAGAGGTCGGCTCTGTATCTGAGCGGCTCGAAATACGTGCATAAATACTACGGTGAACATCAGATATACTTCTATTATTTGAAAGCTGACGAGGAGATTCTCAGGGTGGAGGTGCCGCAGTGGGTTGCCGGGCGCGATGACCTGGTCGGATTAACGCATGCGCTGGTGCTTGACCAGTGCCGCCGCGGGCTGGGCTATCCGGCGGCCTTGATGGAGGCGCACGAGAAGGCCGTGGTCACGGCCGCGGACCGCGAGGCGTTCCGCCTGCTGGTGGAGCAGGCTATGGTTGATAAAGGGATAGACATGCAATCATCCGGCAAGAGCCGCAGCAAGCGGACGAGGTGGGTATAA
- a CDS encoding crotonase/enoyl-CoA hydratase family protein — protein sequence MAEQLSITTKNCTVEREGHIIIVTLNRPEAKNALTPSMLIGMYKAWRMLDEDNDIYCAVITGKGDTFCAGMDLKSGTAPEENVEEIQKLMQEIPNLHWQALLRENRPNKPIIMAVEGYAVAGGTEILMGTDIRVGADDSKFGVTEVVRSLYPMAGTAFRIPRQIPYCRAAEILLLGHHIPAQQAMEWGLINRVVPKGKALEEAMNIARQMCDNGPISIRAITRTLREIDASVPYDEALRQMDALGWPVFASEDSKEGMKAFKEKRKPEYKNK from the coding sequence ATGGCTGAACAGCTAAGCATCACCACAAAGAACTGCACGGTCGAGAGGGAAGGACATATCATAATCGTCACGCTGAATCGTCCGGAGGCGAAAAATGCGCTGACCCCGTCCATGTTGATCGGGATGTACAAGGCGTGGCGAATGCTGGATGAGGATAATGATATCTATTGCGCCGTAATCACGGGCAAGGGCGATACGTTCTGCGCGGGCATGGACCTGAAGTCGGGGACGGCCCCCGAGGAGAACGTGGAGGAGATACAGAAGCTGATGCAGGAGATACCCAATCTGCACTGGCAGGCGCTGCTCCGCGAGAATCGTCCCAACAAGCCTATCATAATGGCGGTCGAGGGGTACGCCGTGGCCGGCGGCACAGAGATACTGATGGGCACCGACATACGTGTAGGCGCCGATGACTCCAAGTTCGGCGTGACCGAGGTGGTGCGCAGCCTCTATCCCATGGCGGGCACCGCGTTCCGCATACCGCGTCAGATACCTTATTGCAGGGCGGCGGAGATCCTGCTGCTGGGCCATCACATACCGGCGCAGCAGGCCATGGAGTGGGGGCTTATCAACCGCGTGGTTCCCAAGGGGAAGGCGCTGGAGGAGGCCATGAATATAGCCCGCCAGATGTGCGATAACGGGCCGATATCGATCAGGGCTATCACGCGCACGTTGCGCGAGATCGACGCGTCGGTGCCGTACGATGAGGCGCTGAGGCAGATGGACGCACTAGGCTGGCCGGTCTTCGCCTCCGAGGATTCCAAGGAAGGCATGAAGGCTTTTAAAGAGAAACGCAAACCGGAGTATAAGAACAAGTAG